The proteins below are encoded in one region of Enhydrobacter sp.:
- a CDS encoding damage-inducible mutagenesis protein, protein MAVPVGVAAIDALLPEGGLLAGALHEIEAGPTPSGRVAPHDGAALGFAAYLIGRFGSGTILWCRQPLSAFDAPPYAPALSAWFDPARLLMITTRREEDLFWAMEEGLRASGIAAVLGETRAADPTAGRRLSLAAEKNGVPAFLLRPQPAPPQSVCTTRWRVASAVSASTTPGLADFGVARWCVELRRNRFGLPSTEEMPSWLLEWNDETHHLAVVPQARHGSAGPPAAGVAWTGPDRQKLVG, encoded by the coding sequence ATGGCCGTTCCGGTCGGGGTCGCGGCCATCGATGCCCTGCTGCCGGAAGGTGGGCTGCTGGCTGGCGCCCTGCATGAGATCGAGGCAGGCCCCACCCCTTCCGGCCGCGTCGCGCCTCATGACGGCGCGGCCCTGGGCTTTGCCGCCTATCTCATTGGTCGTTTCGGATCGGGCACGATCCTCTGGTGTCGCCAGCCTCTGAGTGCCTTCGACGCTCCGCCCTACGCCCCGGCCCTTTCCGCCTGGTTCGATCCGGCGCGGTTGCTGATGATCACCACCCGGCGCGAGGAGGATCTCTTCTGGGCGATGGAGGAAGGGCTGCGTGCGTCCGGCATTGCTGCTGTGCTGGGCGAGACGCGGGCTGCCGATCCCACGGCCGGCCGCCGGCTCTCGCTCGCGGCGGAAAAGAACGGCGTGCCCGCCTTCCTGCTGCGCCCCCAGCCGGCGCCCCCGCAAAGCGTCTGCACGACGCGCTGGCGGGTCGCTTCCGCGGTTTCGGCCTCGACGACACCGGGTCTCGCCGACTTCGGCGTCGCGCGTTGGTGCGTCGAGCTCAGGCGCAACCGCTTCGGCCTCCCCTCGACCGAGGAAATGCCGTCCTGGCTCCTGGAGTGGAACGATGAAACGCATCATCTCGCTGTGGTTCCCCAAGCTCGCCACGGATCGGCTGGCCCGCCTGCGGCCGGAGTCGCCTGGACAGGCCCAGACCGCCAGAAACTGGTCGGCTAG
- a CDS encoding DNA polymerase Y family protein, whose amino-acid sequence MKRIISLWFPKLATDRLARLRPESPGQAQTARNWSARAAATVIWLEGCPRLAALNAHARAAGLRPHMRLADARTLVPDLVTTGVEPEADHRLLEAIANWCDRYTPWVALDPLGAAVAEPDSEGRIEACSAGGFGGDAGLLLDVTGCGHLFGKDETGERALLADLVERLARHDFTCRAAMADTAGAAWALARYAERQADLFCPRHGQREALASLPVDGLRLATPILETFLKLGLRRIGDLYPLPRAPLARRFGDQPLMRLDQALGRVDEPIEPRRVPPAFRTRLAFAEPIGRPEDIAAATSRLLAALCKQLEQAGVGARKLEIALYRVDGSVDRTGIGTSRPNRDNPRLMKLFEEKLGELDPGFGVELMILAAPEVEEWTGAQESLPDTGTDAIPGGSDDGTIDLADRLALRLGAENVVRLVPRHSHLPERVQVTAPISARPAPEGAWARLASMKGARPTRLLQRPEPVSVTALLPDDPPRQFQWRRHAHRIVRVEGPERLADEWWRPRSNGKYAPANSIPAARDYYRVEDDDGGRFWLFRDGPHNAVKWFLHGFCA is encoded by the coding sequence ATGAAACGCATCATCTCGCTGTGGTTCCCCAAGCTCGCCACGGATCGGCTGGCCCGCCTGCGGCCGGAGTCGCCTGGACAGGCCCAGACCGCCAGAAACTGGTCGGCTAGGGCCGCCGCCACGGTCATCTGGCTCGAAGGCTGTCCGCGGCTCGCGGCCCTCAATGCCCATGCCCGTGCCGCCGGCCTGCGGCCGCATATGCGGCTTGCCGATGCCCGCACGCTGGTCCCCGACCTCGTCACGACGGGAGTCGAGCCGGAGGCCGATCACCGCCTGCTCGAAGCCATCGCCAACTGGTGCGACCGCTACACGCCCTGGGTCGCGCTCGATCCGCTGGGAGCCGCGGTCGCCGAGCCCGATTCGGAGGGCCGCATCGAAGCCTGCAGCGCCGGCGGCTTCGGCGGCGATGCCGGCCTGCTGCTCGACGTCACCGGCTGCGGCCACCTTTTCGGCAAGGACGAGACGGGCGAACGCGCTTTGCTGGCCGATCTCGTCGAGCGCCTGGCGCGCCACGACTTCACCTGCCGCGCCGCCATGGCCGATACGGCCGGCGCGGCCTGGGCGCTGGCGCGCTATGCCGAACGCCAGGCCGATCTTTTTTGCCCACGCCACGGCCAGCGCGAGGCGCTGGCCTCCCTGCCGGTCGACGGGCTGCGGCTCGCCACGCCGATCCTGGAAACCTTCCTGAAGCTCGGCCTGCGCCGCATCGGCGATCTCTACCCTCTGCCGCGGGCGCCGCTGGCGCGCCGCTTCGGCGATCAGCCGCTCATGCGACTCGACCAGGCGCTGGGCCGCGTCGACGAACCGATCGAGCCGCGTCGCGTGCCGCCCGCCTTCCGCACGCGCCTCGCCTTCGCCGAGCCGATCGGCCGGCCAGAAGATATTGCTGCCGCGACCAGCCGGCTGCTGGCCGCCCTCTGCAAGCAGCTCGAGCAGGCGGGCGTCGGCGCGCGCAAGCTCGAGATCGCGCTCTATCGCGTCGACGGCTCGGTGGATCGCACGGGAATCGGCACCAGCCGGCCCAATCGCGACAATCCCAGGCTCATGAAGCTTTTCGAGGAGAAGCTCGGCGAGCTCGATCCCGGCTTCGGCGTCGAGCTGATGATCCTGGCCGCGCCGGAAGTCGAGGAATGGACCGGCGCCCAGGAGTCCCTGCCCGACACGGGCACCGATGCCATTCCCGGCGGCAGTGACGACGGCACGATCGATCTCGCCGACCGGCTGGCGCTGCGGCTGGGCGCGGAGAATGTCGTGCGTCTCGTCCCGCGCCACAGCCATCTGCCGGAGCGCGTGCAGGTGACGGCGCCGATTTCCGCCAGGCCGGCGCCCGAGGGCGCCTGGGCGCGCCTCGCCTCGATGAAGGGTGCGCGGCCGACGCGGCTCCTGCAGCGGCCCGAGCCGGTCAGCGTCACGGCGCTCCTGCCCGACGATCCGCCGCGGCAGTTCCAGTGGCGCCGTCATGCCCATCGCATCGTGCGCGTCGAGGGGCCGGAACGGCTGGCCGACGAATGGTGGCGGCCGCGCTCGAACGGCAAATATGCCCCCGCCAACTCGATACCGGCGGCACGCGACTATTACCGCGTCGAGGACGATGACGGCGGCCGCTTCTGGCTGTTCCGCGACGGCCCGCACAATGCCGTCAAGTGGTTCCTGCACGGGTTTTGTGCGTGA